The sequence below is a genomic window from Anaerolineae bacterium.
GCTTTCGGGAAAAAACGCATCGGTTTCCCCTTATCCCCCTGGAGAATCCCGATAAACACTCTCACAAAGGAGTTTGTCAGTGGCAGTTATTCAATTAGAAAACGTAACTAAAATCTATACCGTCGGTGAAGTAGAAACCCGCGCCCTGAATGGGGTGAGCCTGAACATTGAAGAAGGAGAGTTCACCGCCCTGGTTGGCCCCTCCGGCTCCGGCAAAACCACTATGCTGCAACTGATGGGCTGTTTGGATAAACCCAACAATGGGGTGGTGAAAATCAACGGGTGCGACGTGACCCGCTTTAACGCCAACCAGCGCGCCGACCTGCGGCGGGAAGTGATTGGCTTTATCTTTCAATTTTTTGCCCTGGTGCCGGTGCTGAGCGCCTATGAAAATGTGGAACTGCCCCTGCTTTTGACTGGGGTAGAGTCCAAAGAACGAAAAGACCGGGTCATGGAGATGTTAGCAGCGGTTGATTTGGCCGACCGGGCCAATCACCGGCCCGACCAGATGAGCGGTGGGGAACAACAGCGGGTAGCCATTGCCCGTGCCCTGGCCACCCGCCCCAGCATGGTGCTGGCCGATGAGCCAACGGCCAATCTTGATACCGCCAACGGCGCCCAAGCTATGGAAATTATGCGGCGCCTTAATGAAGAAACCGGCACAGCCTTTATTTTTGCCACCCACGATCCCCGCGTGGTTGCTTTTGCCCGGCGGGTGGTCAAAATGCGCGACGGGCGCCTGGTAGACGACGGCTCAGAGAACAACAACTGAGTGAGCTTTCCTATTGACCAAAATAAAGAAACCGGTGCGATATGTTTAAATATATTCAATTAGCCTGGCGTAATATGTGGCGCAATTGGCGACGCACGCTTATTGCTACGGTGGCCATCGTGATGAGTATGATCTTGCTCATCTTCATGCAAGCCTTTATGGACGGCACCGACCAGGCAATTTATGGCAACATGGTCCGGCTTTACGGCGGCAATGTACTGATCCACGCGCCTGGATACCGTGATAAAGCCTCCAGGCTACCGATGCTGCCTTTGGAAAATGCCGAGGCCGTTCTTGCTGTGGTTAGAGACCAGCCGAATGTTGAGGCCGCATTCAGAAGGATCAACACCGGCGGCCTGGTTAGCAATCGTGATGCCTCGCAAGCGGTGAACATCACGGCCATTGAGCCGCAAATCGAAGCTCCCGTTAGTCTTGCGGCAGAGAACATCGTCGCCGGACGCTTTTTGACGCCGGAGGATGGCGACAATATTGTGATTGGGCAAGCCTTGGCCGATTATTTAAATGTATCCGTAGGCGACCGTGTTTCCTTAATCGGGCGGCGCAAAGATGAGTCGATGCGCCAACGCTCAATGACGATTGTTGGCATTTTTGATTTGGGTCTTGGAGATGCCGAAAAAAGCCTGGTTTATATGAACCTGCCCACGGCGCAAACACTGTACAATCTACGCGGT
It includes:
- a CDS encoding ABC transporter ATP-binding protein, which codes for MAVIQLENVTKIYTVGEVETRALNGVSLNIEEGEFTALVGPSGSGKTTMLQLMGCLDKPNNGVVKINGCDVTRFNANQRADLRREVIGFIFQFFALVPVLSAYENVELPLLLTGVESKERKDRVMEMLAAVDLADRANHRPDQMSGGEQQRVAIARALATRPSMVLADEPTANLDTANGAQAMEIMRRLNEETGTAFIFATHDPRVVAFARRVVKMRDGRLVDDGSENNN
- a CDS encoding ABC transporter permease, producing MFKYIQLAWRNMWRNWRRTLIATVAIVMSMILLIFMQAFMDGTDQAIYGNMVRLYGGNVLIHAPGYRDKASRLPMLPLENAEAVLAVVRDQPNVEAAFRRINTGGLVSNRDASQAVNITAIEPQIEAPVSLAAENIVAGRFLTPEDGDNIVIGQALADYLNVSVGDRVSLIGRRKDESMRQRSMTIVGIFDLGLGDAEKSLVYMNLPTAQTLYNLRGQETEVAVILEKIGQENAFINAIASKLPDYEVDSLYTLRPEFGEALATDRMIGLLTGGIMLLMGGIGILNLMLMAVFERTREMGVLAAMGMKGRQVMALFVLEGAFIGLVGAVIGCIASWLLVMAVGRTGIDFSAFVEDLENAGEIYALMGDHLYPHISGTIIVLYGLAAVIVGALAALYPAWQASKNEPAESLHHI